One genomic region from Cryptococcus gattii WM276 chromosome C, complete sequence encodes:
- a CDS encoding lipase, putative (Similar to TIGR gene model, INSD accession AAW42129.1), with translation MYIPGALRLSSYVLPFLSSPYPPTQSSPETSTISFKPVHAHGHAFVHNASTPTLFLHDHSPDTSLYAHDYPIGTFGDDRVISLESDTLEIRTRKQLIRRPKIRPPRITSWAQSYRAQALNANGINTSLPEYWLAPDLTNPSDEWSDVEVTVPDLTDRQTVLALAKMTSNAYVTPGGAGWYPLEGWNASTPFGWEPDADGLRGHVFADEKNETIIISIKGTSAGVLGSGGPTAKNDKFNDNLLFSCCCARVDFSWTPVCDCYAGGYKCGQTCLEDSLVSESVYATVGTNLYNNITYMYPNATIWLTGHSLGGAISSLIGLSFGAPAVTYESPGELLPASRLHLPLPPGIPANMTGITHVYHTADPIAMGVCNGAYSACYAAGFAMESKCHTGETILYDTVKVKGWSVDLRTHRIEDVIDRVLTDPWPVDDEDGDEGGSGIWQKIAKGWYKCANRVWPERDELFSSQDDDVEAWWGWKRRGRKKEREGKEDPEWEKHGGVPKAISEEDCVDCYKWEFGDWDK, from the exons ATGTACATCCCAGGTGCCCTCCGACTATCCTCATACGTTCTACCattcctctcctctccttaTCCTCCTACACAATCATCCCCGGAGACTTCCACCATCTCATTCAAGCCGGTCCATGCCCACGGCCACGCCTTTGTCCACAACGCCTCCACGCCTACGCTCTTCCTCCATGACCATTCACCTGACACTTCCTTGTATGCCCATGACTACCCAATAGGGACTTTTGGAGACGACCGTGTAATTAGCTTGGAGAGCGATACTTTAGAAATACGGACTAGGAAACAACTTATTCGCCGGCCCAAAATACGCCCACCGCGCATAACCTCTTGGGCACAGTCTTATCGCGCCCAAGCACTCAATGCCAACGGGATCAACACGTCATTACCAGAATACTGGCTAGCTCCGGATCTTACAAATCCGTCAGATGAATGGTCAGACGTCGAAGTGACGGTGCCAGACTTGACTGATCGCCAGACGGTGCTTGCTCTTGCAAAGATGACGAGCAATGCGTATGTCACACCTGGTGGAGCTGGTTGGTATCCGCTTGAAGGATGGAATGCATCAACGCCATTTGGATGGGAGCCAGATGCTGATGGATTAAGAGGTCATGTT TTTGCAGATGAGAAGAACGAGACGATTATCATATCTATCAAGGGTACTTCTGCTGGCGTTTTGGGGTCTGGTGGACCGACTGCGAAGAATGATAAATTCAAC GACAATCTCCTATTCTCATGCTGTTGTGCGCGGGTCGACTTTTCATGGACCCCTGTTTGCGATTGTTATGCCGGTGGCTATAAATGCGGTCAGACGTGTTTGGAAGACTCGCTTGTATCCGAAAGTGTATACGCCACCGTTGGCACC AACCTTTACAATAACATCACCTACATGTACCCCAACGCTACCATCTGGCTGACAGGCCATTCGCTTGGCGGTGCCATCTCGTCCCTGATCGGTCTCTCCTTTGGCGCCCCAGCTGTGACGTACGAATCACCGGGCGAGCTGCTCCCTGCTTCCCGTCTACACTTGCCCCTCCCGCCCGGTATACCCGCCAACATGACGGGTATCACCCACGTGTACCATACTGCGGACCCGATTGCGATGGGCGTGTGTAATGGCGCGTACAGTGCGTGCTACGCCGCAGGCTTTGCGATGGAGAGTAAATGTCATACGGGGGAGACGATTTTGTATGATACGGTGAAAGTCAAGGGGTGGAGTGTGGATTTGAGGACGCATAGGATCGAAGATGTTATTGATAGGGTTTTGACGGATCCTTGGCCggtggatgatgaggatggcGATGAGGGAGGCAGCGGTATATGGCAAAAGATCGCCAAGGGATGGTATAAATGTGCGAATAGAGTATGGCCCGAGCGAGACGAGTTATTCTCTAGCCAGGACGACGACGTAGAAGCTTGGTGGGGTTGGAAAAGACGTGGTCGCAAGAAGGAGCGTgaggggaaagaagatccAGAGTGGGAAAAGCATGGAGGTGTGCCAAAAGCTATATCTGAAGAAGATTGTGTCGACTGTTACAAGTGGGAGTTTGGGGATTGGGACAAGTAG
- a CDS encoding uncharacterized protein (Similar to TIGR gene model, INSD accession AAW42131.1), with the protein MQAGTEEENEKAGKAAVIIQKHYRGHVARKNVQELRLRREARWNDLVKHSQEVTYAKGQLDNKNDVVSRWQRAAHAASRLQTGDGLFSSPIAALPSSQVDECDPTKLTDKELRARKATFWGSLSLGVGKNRDEEKELPFHSKELETQHWLEMIDGKHRYGSNMKYYFRKWKEADTSDNFFRWLDKGEGKDLDLEEMPRERLEKERITYLSAEERLNYLVKVDKDGLLRWAHNNEFVDTAAGRWKDDGDGTGIVPADPQSEEDENKPKPQPTIDPYAPPHNQRMHKVSRASSLSSLSSDSYSPQSSELDENESTHYVGLDQKPEGWLERQKKRLTPGGVRRELLRKTVRRNTWIYVSDMKLNLFVGIKHSGTFQHSSFLAGGKVTSAGIIIVKQGLIKSLNPLSGHYRSSIDSFRSFISQLESKGVDLSHVKIAKSVLSLWGLSKYSKMTKAQNNLITHVQRTLHLSHEPTEEEKSQELQENAEREEREHQERMKVVREAEEEAKKSGQMRDNEEGVATEKDKEEMRELRREVLYGRRRWVRHEPTRCSLTKVQAGRRQKTMKQRDPAIHCWLLCVGGYQERVYPA; encoded by the exons ATGCAAGCTGGTactgaggaagaaaacGAAAAGGCTGGAAAAGCAGCGGTGATCATCCAGAAACACTATCGAGGGCATGTAGCTCGCAAGAATGTCCAAGAGCTTCGTCT GCGAAGAGAAGCTCGATGGAACGACTTAGTGAagcatagtcaagaggTCACTTATGCAAAGGGCCAGCTTGACAACAAGAACGATGTTGTGTCAAG ATGGCAGCGCGCTGCTCACGCCGCTTCACGACTTCAGACCGGTGACGGTCTCTTTTCATCTCCAATAGCAGCACTCCCGTCTAGCCAAGTAGATGAATGTGACCCCACGAAATTGACGGATAAGGAATTGAGAGCGAGGAAAGCAACTTTTTGGGGATCGCTGAGTTTGGGCGTTGGGAAGAACAGAGACGAGGAGAAAGAGTTACCCTTCCACAGTAAAGAACTCGAGACCCAGCATTG GCTGGAGATGATTGATGGAAAG CATCGTTATG GGAGCAATATGAAGTACTATTTCCGCAAGTGGAAGGAAGCCGATACTTCAGACAACTTTTTCAGATG GCTCGACAAAGGTGAGGGTAAGGATTTGGATTTGGAAGAAATGCCCCGCGAAAGGCTCGAGAAGGAACGCATCAC GTATCTGTCAGCCGAGGAAAGGCTCAATTATCTCGTCAAGGTCGATAAAGACGGTCTGCTAAGGTG GGCGCATAACAATGAGTTTGTAGACACAGCAGCtggaagatggaaagatGACGGAGATGGAACTGGTATTGTTCCTGCAGATCCTCAGTctgaagaggatgaaaaCAAACCAAAGCCTCAACCGACCATCGATCCCTATGCGCCCCCTCACAATCAGCGCATGCACAAGGTCTCCAGGGCATCCTCCTTGTCTAGTCTTTCATCAGACTCTTACTCCCCCCAATCGTCAGAACTCGATGAGAATGAAAGCACGCATTATGTAGGGTTGGATCAAAAACCTGAAGGGTGGTTAGAACGACAGAAGAAGCGGCTGACACCTGGGGGAGTGAGGAGAGAACTGTTGAGGAAAACAGTGAGAAGGAATACTTGGATCTATGTGAGCGATATGAAGTTGAACTTATTTGTTGGAATCAAGCACAGTGGCACTTTTCAGCATTCGTCTT TTCTGGCTGGAGGAAAAGTCACATCGGCTGGTATTATAATAGTCAAGCAAGGACTCATCAAGAGCCTCAACCCTTTAAGTGGACATTACAGATCCTCAATCGAT AGCTTCAGAAGTTTTATCAGCCAGTTGGAATCGAAAGGGGTAGATCTTTCGCATGTCAAAATTGCGAAAAGTGTGCTG TCGCTATGGGG ACTCTCGAAATATTCCAAAATGACTAAAGCGCAAAATAATCTGATCACCCATGTACAGCGCACCCTTCATTTATCGCACGAGCCCactgaagaagaaaaaagcCAAGAACTACAAGAAAATGCCGAGCGTGAAGAGAGGGAGCATCaagagaggatgaaggTTGTGAGGGAAGCGGAAGAGGAGGCGAAGAAAAGCGGGCAGATGAGGGATAATGAGGAAGGAGTGGCGACCGAAAAGGATaaggaagagatgagaGAACTTCGGAGGGAGGTACTCTATGGCCGCAGGAGGTGGGTTAGACATGAACCAACCAGATGTTCATTGACGAAAGTTCAGGCTGGGAGAAGACAAAAAACTATGAAGCAGCGAGATCCAGCTATACACTGTTGGCTGTTATGCGTGGGTGGATATCAAGAGCGCGTATATCCTGCATGA
- a CDS encoding uncharacterized protein (Similar to TIGR gene model, INSD accession AAW42116.1): MRFTSPDTRPSLTPLGYRLLHLSEQKLSYLEGSSYDEGLSLWKGVLVREAVRSAWKSVQEGSVPEMNDWAAKGAMGLDIYEEEVEEEEEQQEERWFEDMVSSFGEEEYHVEAANGEHEWVESSVSIPEYDLDFNVDGMEAFTFPASSPSTPPLNVSHLEPSGTVDIVEVDDDESDISDEDLASLAQSQHWHHSSFTISMIDTSPNTPVLVGHPLSTPNSPTLSPVPSPALSAPTPMPLPAALTGSFVFPDPRSYYTDFEEYVDDFSLPPPLLRSMSTSTTESEMDDGEVCKTPPLRTEELEYASSEEENRKEEELLMGLGLSLGQLNLRL, encoded by the coding sequence ATGCGTTTCACATCGCCCGACACTCGTCCTTCTCTCACTCCTCTTGGCTACCGcctccttcatctttcGGAACAGAAGCTGTCTTATCTCGAAGGTAGCTCCTATGATGAAGGCTTATCGCTCTGGAAGGGTGTGCTTGTTCGCGAGGCCGTCCGCTCCGCTTGGAAGAGCGTGCAAGAGGGGTCAGTGCCTGAGATGAATGATTGGGCGGCCAAGGGAGCAATGGGTTTGGATATCTATGAAGAAGAggtcgaagaagaggaagagcagcAGGAGGAACGTTGGTTTGAGGATATGGTTAGCAGCTTtggcgaagaagagtaTCACGTCGAGGCCGCAAACGGAGAACACGAGTGGGTTGAAAGCAGCGTTTCCATTCCTGAGTACGATCTCGACTTCAACGTCGACGGCATGGAAGCCTTCACTTTCCCTGCATCTTCGCCATCTACTCCGCCTCTTAATGTTTCCCACCTCGAGCCTTCTGGTACTGTCGACATCGTCGAAGTCGATGACGACGAGTCTGATATCTCTGATGAAGACCTCGCGTCTCTTGCACAGTCCCAGCACTGGCATCACTCAAGCTTCACCATTTCCATGATAGACACCAGTCCGAATACCCCTGTACTCGTTGGTCACCCTCTTTCCACTCCTAATTCGCCTACCCTTTCTCCTGTTCCTTCCCCGGCTCTTTCTGCACCGACGCCCATGCCTCTTCCGGCTGCACTAACCGGCAGTTTTGTCTTCCCCGACCCTCGAAGCTACTACACAGACTTTGAGGAATATGTCGATGACTTTAGTCTtccaccacctcttctCAGATCAATGTCTACTTCGACAACAGAGAGTGAGATGGACGATGGTGAGGTGTGCAAGACCCCGCCGTTGAGGACAGAAGAGCTTGAGTATGCGTCGAGCGAAGAGGAAAAtagaaaagaagaggaatTGTTAATGGGGCTTGGGTTGAGCTTAGGACAACTGAATCTAAGACTGTGA
- a CDS encoding uncharacterized protein (Similar to TIGR gene model, INSD accession AAW42656.1) — MPHSLKLKALLIDLNGTLHIGSESTPSAIRSIERLRSARIPFIFCSNSTKESSASLLDKLRKIGFDAKKEELMTSLSACRMIVEEKGLQHPLLLMSPSAKEEFSIVQPTQSTNHDAVILGLHPESLSYEHLNKAFRVLKGEPLSSQEKSSSTGDRRPPLIAPHASMFMQDPGSSSLPAGLSLGIGPFVRALEEAANVKAEIVGKPTRNFFELALEKLKELSGEDFERNEVAVVGDDVDNDLGDGARELGLKRILVRTGKYRKDAEKKVEHPPDTVYDTFAAFVDDLV, encoded by the exons ATGCCCCA CTCACTAAAGCTCAAAGCTCTTCTCATTGACCTCAATGGGACTCTTCATATAGGCTCGGAGAGCACCCCTTCAGCGATTAGATCCATTGAGCGTTTACGATCGGCTCGCATACCCTTCATATTCTGCTCCAATTCGACAAAAGAATCTTCGGCAAGCTTGTTAGACAAACTGAGGAAGATTGGGTTTGATGCTAAGAAGGAGGAGTTGATGACCAGTCTTAGCGCGTGTCGAATGATTGTTGAGGAGAAAGGATTACA ACACCCCTTGCTCTTAATGTCACCATCAGCCAAAGAAGAGTTTTCAATCGTTCAGCCTACACAAAGTACAAATCACGACGCTGTCATCCTAGGGCTCCATCCCGAATCTCTTTCATACGAGCATCTCAACAAAGCATTTCGCGTCTTGAAAGGCGAGCCGCTCTCTTCTCAAGAAAAGAGCAGTTCTACAGGAGATCGCAGGCCACCCTTGATAGCACCCCATGCCTCCATGTTTATGCAAGATCCGGGGTCATCGTCACTTCCAGCCGGCTTATCGCTTGGTATAGGTCCATTCGTAAGGGCACTGGAGGAGGCAGCCAACGTGAAAGCCGAGATCGTCGGAAAACCAACTAGAAACTTCTTTGAGTTGGCCCTGGAGAAATTGAAAGAGTTGAGCGGGGAGGATTTTGAACGGAATGAGGTGGCGGTAGTAGGTGACGACGTGGATAATGACCTCGGAGATGGCGCCCGAGAGCTTGGACTAAAGAGAATACTAG TGAGGACAGGAAAATATCGCAAAGATGCAGAGAAAAAAGTTGAGCACCCCCCCGATACGGTGTATGATACATTTGCGGCGTTCGTGGATGATTTGGTTTAG
- a CDS encoding uncharacterized protein (Similar to SGTC gene model, INSD accession EAL21571.1), which produces MAPLDLGNVGDAIQGAGESAVNGAKGVVSTGAGAIATVTNKAADAVASATAIAGDVANGASQAAGLLKWMKTIQDWITKIEGYWNEYKNLIIFKAPVSAIANRAAMRLKGKTFTSARDAVCI; this is translated from the exons ATGGCGCCTTTGGATCTTGGGAATGTTGGAGACGCTATACAAGGCGCCGGAGAGAGCGCTGTCAATGGTGCTAAGGGTGTTGTGTCAACAGGCGCCGGCGCGATAGCAACAGTTACCAACAAAGCTGCAGATGCTGTTGCGTCGGCGACA GCCATAGCAGGAGATGTCGCA AATGGTGCTAGCCAAGCAGCTGGTCTGCTCAAATGGATGAAAACAATACAGGAT TGGATTACCAAA ATTGAAGGCTACTGGAACGAATATAAAAACCTGATTATATTCA AGGCCCCTGTATCAGCTATTGCAAATCGTGCTGCCATGCGGCTGAAAGGCAAGACTTTCACAAGTGCTCGCGATGCTGTTTGTATTTAG
- a CDS encoding thioredoxin (trx), putative (Similar to TIGR gene model, INSD accession AAW42122.1): MLGHFSKSVRLSVAPLRTSLTQRAFHASPIARDHILDASDEVFEKRALDSGNSKPVLVDFFASWCQPCRVLTPLLKRVTGPESNYDLLTINVDDYPEVAAKYKVSALPTVVAFKNGAVKNKFVGFRGQDDINKFLGML, from the exons ATGCTTGGCCATTTCTCAAAATCCGTTAGGCTCTCGGTCGCTCCTCTCCGCACAAGTCTTACTCAGCGTGCCTTCCACGCCTCACCTATAGCACGGGACCACATTCTTGATGCCAGCGACGAAGTCTTTGAGAAGCGAGCGCTTGACTCCGGTAACTCCAAACCCGTTTTGGTGGACTTTTTTGCCAG CTGGTGCCAGCCTTGCCGTGTCCTCACTCCTTTACTCAAACGAGTCACCGGCCCGGAATCCAATTACGACTTGTTAACTATCAATGTTGATGACTATCCTGAAGTTGCTGCCAAGTACAAGGTGTCTGCCTTGCCCACGGTAGTGGCATTCAAAAATGGCGCTGTCAAGAACAAGTTCG TTGGGTTTAGGGGACAAGATGACATTAACAAGTTCTTGGGCATGCTTTAA
- a CDS encoding GTPase, putative; Nog2p (Similar to TIGR gene model, XP_569431.1; associates with pre-60S ribosomal subunits in the nucleolus and is required for their nuclear export and maturation) translates to MPKANKGGNGQKNKVYALPTAQKKRGLDVPKFQMKTKTAAQARPTPASLAALSSNDQDISNSSFDLGNVTFHDVIDTSLTKDSSSKAFMRELRKVIERSDVIIQVLDARDPEGTRSRWVEDEVRKRDMQGKKLLGVLNKIDLVPRANLEAWLKHLRHSFPTMPFKSSTQSQKQNLSQNAVPLAQPSTIPGKQAVLQELPTTSASLGAPALLHLLKQYALSTPHSSLTVGVVGYPNVGKSSLINSLKRSRACAVAAMPGKTRVVQEVTLDKGVKILDCPGVVLEDVGSHMEGEEGRKRQAEIMLRNCVKAELVQDPISPVEVILNKVEPAQLQKLYNIPAYDDVRDFLIKMALTRGRLGKGGVPDLEASAVQVLRDWNSGKISYYTTPPKFHPSSAPAPVPVAAPVLATTGETAGDVEMGGDKVGDAKILSTLSEAFTIEGLFDNLGDDAAWEGEGVVKGEGIAEDTSLIAPEPAIPPAAAPVQTAPRASLTKRPFMDSEEESDAESDASDSFRPRATFPSPATVQPISFNALQFPAQPQTAQAHKLFTTEELAVLPAGVLDRKKAKSQAKKAKKRRAAVERTEGVLMAGFMDMDMDEPEAREEMEMQMPAFDQKSKKDKRKAKKETQAKQRKETTKMVAEMEIDEDARKEAEFASFLANMGADGSDEEL, encoded by the exons ATGCCGAAAGCTA ACAAGGGTGGAAATGGGCAAAAGAACAAGGTGTATGCCTTACCAACAGCTCAGA AAAAACGAGGGCTTGACGTTCCTAAATTCCAGATGAAAACAAAG ACGGCTGCCCAAGCTCGGCCCACCCCAGCCTCTCTAGCAGCTCTTAGCTCCAATGATCAAGACATCTCGAACTCCTCATTTGATCTTGGAAATGTTACTTTTCATGATGTCATTGACACTTCGCTCACGAAGGACTCCTCATCAAAAGCCTTCATGCGAGAGTTGCGCAAAGTCATCGAACGTAGTGATGTGATTATTCAAGTGCTTGATGCGAGGGATCCTGAAGGTACTAGGAGTCGTTGGGTGGAGGATGAAGTGCGAAAAAGGGACATGCAGgggaagaagctgctgGGTGTGTTAAACAAAATCG ATCTTGTACCAAGAGCGAATTTGGAGGCATGGCTTAAGCACCTCAGACATTCTTTTCCCACAATGCCCTTCAAGTCCTCTACACAGAGCCAAAAGCAAAATTTATCCCAAAATGCCGTTCCCCTTGCTCAACCCTCAACTATTCCAGGAAAGCAAGCCGTCCTTCAAGAACTTCCCACGACATCAGCATCCCTTGGTGCCCCTGCTTTACTTCATCTCTTGAAACAATATGCCCTTTCGACACCACACAGTTCGCTCACAGTTGGTGTTGTGGGTTACCCTAATGTTGGAAAGTCTTCTCTCATCAATTCCTTGAAGAGAAGTCGGGCCTGTGCTGTAGCTGCTATGCCTGGTAAAACGAGAGTGGTTCAGGAAGTTACTCTGGACAAGGGTGTCAAGATTTTAGATTGTCCTGGTGTAGTACTGGAGGATGTGGGTAGCCATATggagggggaggaaggCAGAAAAAGACAAGCGGAAATCATGCTGAGGAATTGTGTCAAAGCTGAATTGGTGCAAGATCCAATCTCTCCAG TGGAAGTGATTTTGAACAAAGTGGAACCAGCTCAATTGCAAAAACTCTACAACATCCCTGCATACGATGATGTTCGTGATTTCTTGATCAAAATGGCTCTCACTCGAGGACGTCTTGGTAAAGGTGGTGTCCCCGATCTTGAAGCTTCCGCGGTCCAAGTCCTTCGAGATTGGAACAGTGGCAAAATATCTTACTACACTACCCCGCCTAAATTTCACCCATCATCTGCACCTGCACCTGTGCCCGTTGCAGCTCCTGTTCTGGCAACGACTGGGGAGACAGCGGGAGATGTGGAAATGGGCGGCGACAAGGTTGGAGATGCCAAAATCCTTAGCACTTTGAGTGAAGCCTTCACAATCGAGGGGTTATTTGATAATCTGGGTGACGACGCTGCTtgggaaggagaaggtGTGGTTAAAGGAGAGGGAATTGCCGAAGA TACTAGTTTAATTGCTCCTGAGCCTGCCATTCCGCCTGCCGCTGCACCTGTACAAACTGCTCCTCGAGCCTCACTCACTAAACGGCCATTTATGGACTCTGAAGAGGAATCTGACGCCGAATCTGACGCATCAGATTCTTTCCGACCCCGTGCAACTTTTCCTTCACCAGCTACAGTCCAACCCATCTCTTTCAATGCTCTGCAGTTCCCGGCTCAACCACAAACTGCTCAGGCCCATAAACTTTTTACCACCGAAGAGCTTGCTGTGCTTCCAGCCGGAGTGCTTGATCGCAAGAAGGCCAAGTCTCAAGCCaagaaggcaaagaagaGACGCGCCGCTGTGGAGCGTACTGAAGGAGTGCTTATGGCTGGATTCATGGATATGGACATGGATGAACCTGAAGCTCgggaggagatggagatgcAGATGCCCGCATTTGATCAAAAATCCAAAAAGGACAAGAgaaaggcaaagaaggagacTCAAGCGAAGCAGCGAAAAGAAACGACCAAGATGGTTGCCGAGATGGAGATTGATGAAGATGCCAGGAAGGAGGCAGAATTTGCCAGTTTCTTGGCTAACATGGGCG CGGATGGATCAGACGAAGAGTTGTAA
- a CDS encoding cystathionine gamma-synthase, putative (Similar to TIGR gene model, XP_569433.1~Probable cystathionine gamma-synthase (O-succinylhomoserine (Thiol)-lyase)): MPTSAINLPAPIPLGCSVPVLTAHAISVSLPTWEDNVGYEEGDKRVVDRMETGYPRFFIHRSIQKLAALCLSKFGQPNELCILLPTPRVATAGRDFLAAQDPPIRSRTVEFVICPSSKSLTDPSSAKSLGIDCIELQILLFDKDKWPYGKAFWQHTGDGITSRMAERALSFLGETPAGVQPRAPSPPTLERPASKAPSSRNRHYSKRTGSVPPTPTTPSESPYSTPQSSTILENPPVDSITDENLTSDLTTYLEERYGRNLPLFNAPLAKQALKRRIAGGLLPSDEDYGKIEDVARGAGSGKKAVTEENVYLYPCGMSAIWHAHDISRIARKLQGEAEGKSVCYGFPYTDTLKILNKWGPGCHFLGTGGSDDINALEKILVETEQNPNEPRILALFCEFPSNPLLRSPDLIRIRELADKYGFFIVVDETIGNFINVEVVTYADIVVSSLTKIFSGDANVMGGSLILNPNGPHYDTLKAAQSSVYEDYYYPEDAVYMERNSRDYRARIKKVNDNAYAVCDFLHKRSLDDESTPAEGKVLKKVYYPRYITPETYSQAQRHPTLGKGGYGGLFSLTFTSLAASRAFYDVIGCAKGPSLGTSFTLASPYTILAHYLELDWAAGYGVEKGLVRISVGQEDQSVLKTWFETALAAGEAAGRAENEAQKA; encoded by the exons ATGCCCACATCAGCTATTAACCTTCCAGCGCCCATCCCTCTCGGTTGTTCTGTTCCTGTTCTCACCGCTCATGCCATCTCTGTGTCTCTTCCCACTTGGGAGGACAATGTCGGATACGAAGAGGGCGACAAACGGGTAGTCGACAGAATGGAGACAGGTTACCCTCGATTCTTTATTCACCGTAGCATTCAAAAG CTCGCCGCACTGTGTCTTTCCAAATTCGGTCAGCCTAACGAACTTTGTATTCTCTTGCCCACTCCTCGGGTCGCAACCGCAGGCCGCGATTTCCTCGCAGCTCAAGATCCTCCTATCCGGTCTCGAACGGTTGAGTTTGTTATCTGTCCTTCCAGTAAATCCCTCACCGACCCATCGTCTGCCAAATCTCTGGGGATAGACTGTATCGAGCTTCAAATCCTTTTGTTCGATAAGGATAAGTGGCCTTATGGTAAAGCATTCTGGCAGCACACCGGTGATGGTATCACGTCACGTATGGCTGAAAGGGCACTCTCTTTCCTCGGCGAGACACCAGCTGGTGTTCAGCCCAGAGCGCCTTCTCCGCCAACCTTGGAAAGGCCCGCGAGCAAGGCTCCCAGTTCAAGGAACAGACATTACTCTAAGAGGACTGGTTCCGTACCTCCCACCCCGACTACACCTAGTGAATCACCCTACAGCACCCCTCAATCCTCTACGATCCTCGAAAATCCTCCAGTCGATTCTATCACTGATGAAAACCTAACCTCTGATTTGACAACTTACCTGGAAGAACGATACGGGCGTAACCTCCCTTTGTTCAATGCTCCTCTTGCCAAGCAAGCTCTCAAGCGTCGGATTGCTGGAGGATTGTTACCTAGTGATGAGGATTATGGCAAGATCGAGGACGTTGCTCGAGGTGCCGGCTCGGGAAAGAAGGCTGTGACTGAGGAAAATGTGTATCTTTATCCCTGTGGAATGAGCGCCATCTGGCACGCGCACGACATTTCGAGGATTGCGCGAAAGCTTCAAGGCGAGGCTGAAGGGAAAAGTGTTTGCTACGG TTTTCCGTACACTGACACCTTGAAGATTCTTAACAAATGGGGACCTGGTTGCCACTTCCTCGGCACCGGTGGATCCGACGACATCAATGCCCTTGAGAAGATCCTTGTGGAGACCGAACAAAATCCGAACGAACCCCGTATCCTCGCTTTATTCTGTGAATTCCCATCTAATCCCTTGCTTCGAAGTCCAGATCTCATTCGCATCAGAGAGCTTGCGGACAAGTATGGTTTCTTCATCGTCGTTGATGAAACTATAGGTAACTTCATTAATGTCGAGGTCGTCACGTATGCGGATATTGTGGTCAGCAGTTTGACCAAGATTTTCAGTGGTGATGCCAACGTGATGGGAGGAAG TCTTATTCTTAACCCTAATGGCCCTCATTACGACACTCTCAAGGCCGCTCAGTCTTCGGTATACGAAGATTATTATTATCCTGAAGATGCAGTTTATATGGAACGCAACTCTCGTGACTACCGCGCGCGTATCAAGAAAGTTAACGATAACGCGTACGCCGTCTGCGATTTCCTTCACAAACGGTCCCTGGACGACGAGTCAACACCTGCTGAAGGCAAAGTATTGAAGAAGGTATACTATCCACGGTACATCACACCTGAGACTTATTCTCAAGCTCAACGACATCCCACGCTCGGCAAAGGCGGGTATGGTGgtcttttctccttaacATTCACCTCGCTTGCTGCATCAAGAGCGTTCTATGATGTTATCGGATGTGCAAAGGGTCCATCATTAGGGACGAGCTTTACGCTTGCTTCCCCATACACCATCTTGGCACACTACCTTGAGTTGGACTGGGCGGCTGGTTACGGTGTGGAGAAGGGATTGGTAAGGATCAGCGTGGGGCAGGAAGACCAATCAGTGTTGAAGACGTGGTTTGAGACAGCATTAGCAGCAGGTGAGGCAGCAGGCAGGGCAGAAAATGAAGCGCAAAAGGCGTAG